Within Primulina tabacum isolate GXHZ01 chromosome 5, ASM2559414v2, whole genome shotgun sequence, the genomic segment GGTCAGAAAACAATTGCAATTTGAACTTGCCCGCCAATTACGCCAACTTGTCCAAAATCAAACCTGttttttcaaatattaatttttccCATCAAGATTCAGTTcaagaacaagaacaagaacAACGTTCAGATGCCGAATCGTTTTCAGCACACAAGATAATCATGAGGAGTTCAAACACCGTTTTTAAGTCGACTCCTATTAAAAACCTGTCAAGAGACACAATCTTTAAAGCTAAATGAAgaacaatcataatctttaaaGCAGCTAAGAATGAGAAGAAGAAAAAGCTTGTTACATGTGTGCATCAGCCTAATCAAGTCCCCCAGAGACCTCAAAAGGAGAACCTAGAAGGACAAAATTGTTCTGTTAACATGTAAGGAAGTCAAATTCTTCAATATTTCGAGTCCCGTACACAGAAATTTCAGTTCCCTCATGACCATAGAATCAATGTCTCTACTTCAAAGTTATTTTTCCATATGGTAAACTCGTAAGGAACAAACTAGAACCTTATAAGTTATAGCCACAACTCCACCACATCACGAAAGAAACCACAGAAAGAAATTACATTTATCTTACCTGCCAGGGACTTGCTTTCTCAGACCAAAATTTTGAAGCTGCAGAATTCAAGAAATCTGAACTATACCCTCTTGTACTCTGCCCATAAACAGCTCCCGCTTCATCCAACCCAGCTCCCAAAAAACACTCTTCTACCCCCAACTCAACCCCTTCTGACACCCCGTCTTTCCCATACCTCACCTCCATGTCACCATAGCAATCTCCACCACTACCCTCTACCTCAAAGTTACTCCTACTCACAAAATTCAGCATTTCATCTCTCTCGCTGACTACCCTTTTCAAATCTTGAACATCCCCCTCCAATTCAGCCCTCACGCTTTCAAATTCCTCAAGTTTACTCTTCAAAAACACTATTTCTTCACTGACCTCGTCGATCTGCTGCAACAGCCTCTTCTCTTCCTGCTGCCATGCGTGTCTGTGGCTGGCAAAGATTTCAACAACTCTTGCATTTGCCTTTGAGTCCTCTTTCCTTCTTGAGTGAAGTTGCCTAAGATGCTCTTCAGCTTGCATGAGCTCCAAGGTGAGAGCTTTATTGTTTACTCGAAGTGTAGAGAGTAAAGAGATGGAGTTTTTAGGCAAAGACCCAATAAAAATTGCGAAACTGAGGCCTAAATATGAGGACAACAGCTTCACATAATGCTGATGATCACTAAGTAGTTGTTCTTGGTTGTCATTTTGGTGTTCATGGTTTTCTTGGCATTGATATTGGTATTGGTATTGGTATTGGTATTGGGCAGCCATTATTCTGTAGCTTTGCTGAGGATTTTTGGGGGGCAACTTTTTGTGTTATTTCGGGGTTTTGGTCTTTTGGTGTCTTTGTGTTTGTGGACTTGGTGTGATGTGatcgcttttttttttttttatgtttcaatCTAccatgttattattattattaatttttttattacgtAAGAGTTAACTCGTAAAtctatttaaaatatgtttacGAATTAATGagtcaaatattataaaatttaaattttgtttgtttatttTAACAAAGCTCATTAAACGAGCTTAAACGAGTTTTATCGAATCAAATTATTTGCAAACGGCTTGATTCATTTACACTCTACTCTTGATTCAATCGGATATTAGATTATTTTTTACAAGAAcatattttgttttaaatttttttgacgATGATAGTTAATAAATTCGAACTAAagtcatcaatttttttttttcgaaattatATTTACGTTCATGGAATTCTTGACATCTAGACCGGGCTTCTCGTATCAACTCATTTGATTAATTTGTAGCTAATCTGCTCAAAATAAAGTTCAATTGACATATCTTCGTGGAGAGCCTGTCTTAGCCTCAAATGGAGGCCCTGCTTCTTCGGGATTGTTGATGGATCACATGCCTACAAGTCATCGCCAATAAGATATATTTTTAGCGTAATTTTTGTACAAtaatttcaacttatttacttcaaatattttttttaaaaaaatattatttttgaaatattctaTTTTTACATTATTTCTTAtcctttatttaatatatatttttaaatataacaaTATATTTATCGACGGTGAAATTGCCTTCTCCGATTGCATTCGGATCAGTGGTGAGTTCAGTTTATCTCGATTCCGAACTCAGTAGAATCTCATATCCATGGCGAACACAAACTCATCTGCATGGCATTTATCATCCATATCGGCACTTGATGATCCTTCGATCCCCTATTTTCTACACCATTCTAATAATCTAGGGCTTGTATTTGTTTCTCAACCACTCACGGGCGACAATTTTGCATCGTGTAGTAGAGCGATGTGGATTGCTCTTTTTGTCAAGAACAAAACTAGCAACTGTCAAAGTTCTTCTTGCCTTGGCAGTTAGTCAAAATTGGATTCTTGCTCAATTCGATGTTAACAATACATTCTTAAATGGTGATCTATCTGAAGAAGTTTACATGGATCATCCCCTTGGTTTTCATTCTCATTACCAGCAACGTCCAGAAGCTCCAAAACTCGTCTGTAAACTTCACAAATCCATATATGGTCTCTGCCAAGCATCTAGGCAGTGGTACAAAAAATTTTCCCATGCCTTGATGGCTTCTGGCTTTAGGCAGTCTCAATCTGACCACACCATGTTCACTCAAGGCTCGGGTCACTCATTCTTAGCTCTGCTCgtatatatgttgatgatatcatcaTAGCATGACCGTCTTCTACTCTCATTCAAGAACTAAAATCTGATATTCAAAGCAAATTCAAGCTCAACGATATGAGTGATCTTAAGTACTTTATTAGGCTTGAAATAGCTAAATTCAACCGGGCTTCATTTTTCCCCCATTTTACATGTCACCCAACTCTAAATGTCTGAAAATAGTTAGTCAAGCAAAAGTgtttgaaaaatataatttaaatataccACATGAAATCTCTCAATCCATGCAATGCAGCCTTTGAACTCGTCAAAATTCCCTGATAATTATCTGCTTGCTTCCGAACAACTTGGTTCTTCATCAACTTCTCCATTTCCCGTCTCTAGTCGTCTTTAACACTATCCAGTGAGCCACCACTAGGCGAGGCAATGTAACCAATCTTGAGATGGTGCACTGCTAGTTTAGCATTATAAATTTAGTCACCCCGAATAGGCCACGCCAAGATTGGCACACCTCGAACTATAGTGTCGAGGGTCGAATTCCATCCACAAAGCTAAAAGAACCACTCAGTCGAAGGAATCAACCCTCTTCCTCGGATTCTAACAGTAAATTCGTCAAGAAAATCCCATTCATTTCCTCCCATATCTTTTATGACATTTGATACCGCTTTGTTTGGTAGATTGTTCGGATGTTCATTACGCGATTTATTATTCGAAATGCTGCAACCGACCCGGCCATATGAATGGAAAAGTCATTTCCTCCAATGCACTTGTCAATTGTGAGAACCCTAAATTCCAGCAGTTAGCATTTTGCGGTAGCTAGCAATATTCAGCAGCAATGCAAGAATTTCAGCAAAAGCTAACAATATTCCAGCAGCTattaatatttcagaagctggtatttttccagcagacatgCATTTTTCAgcagacagaatccagcagcagagagttcagtagcgagattccagcagataaCTACTGATTTtgcttatgacttgtaactgaagtaTTTATCATGGATTAAAGCCTGTAATGACACGTAATGGCAAATTATGGCCATTtatttgggaggctaacagtcagaaatttgcctataaataacaccctcaagttTCTGAAATTATTGTTACACAAGTCTTgtgttatcacttgaaatttgaGCTAAGATAGTGTATTTTCGAGCTGAAAAATCCAGTAGCAAGAGCAAGcagattccag encodes:
- the LOC142545268 gene encoding uncharacterized protein LOC142545268 isoform X2 produces the protein MAAQYQYQYQYQYQCQENHEHQNDNQEQLLSDHQHYVKLLSSYLGLSFAIFIGSLPKNSISLLSTLRVNNKALTLELMQAEEHLRQLHSRRKEDSKANARVVEIFASHRHAWQQEEKRLLQQIDEVSEEIVFLKSKLEEFESVRAELEGDVQDLKRVVSERDEMLNFVSRSNFEVEGSGGDCYGDMEVRYGKDGVSEGVELGVEECFLGAGLDEAGAVYGQSTRGYSSDFLNSAASKFWSEKASPWQDMHYESLESQYNMKHFVARDSPWKVDADSTGVSSKLKLLEQELLNLERIGKTDLSKVPYQMRKQAKRYQALAGKIDDLCRKMQASDPCEPTISSNFRTQRQTEFLLEAFRLKQRASETSQKLMALQTKAGKSYREEEFEGQAKLTTMRALGSIIKEFKEIQRNLDIWLARIIGDLEGILSRDGTSRVREYYISSPRQINAYGPEKTVAKK
- the LOC142545268 gene encoding uncharacterized protein LOC142545268 isoform X1 — its product is MAAQYQYQYQYQYQCQENHEHQNDNQEQLLSDHQHYVKLLSSYLGLSFAIFIGSLPKNSISLLSTLRVNNKALTLELMQAEEHLRQLHSRRKEDSKANARVVEIFASHRHAWQQEEKRLLQQIDEVSEEIVFLKSKLEEFESVRAELEGDVQDLKRVVSERDEMLNFVSRSNFEVEGSGGDCYGDMEVRYGKDGVSEGVELGVEECFLGAGLDEAGAVYGQSTRGYSSDFLNSAASKFWSEKASPWQDMHYESLESQYNMKHFVARRDSPWKVDADSTGVSSKLKLLEQELLNLERIGKTDLSKVPYQMRKQAKRYQALAGKIDDLCRKMQASDPCEPTISSNFRTQRQTEFLLEAFRLKQRASETSQKLMALQTKAGKSYREEEFEGQAKLTTMRALGSIIKEFKEIQRNLDIWLARIIGDLEGILSRDGTSRVREYYISSPRQINAYGPEKTVAKK